From a region of the Defluviitalea raffinosedens genome:
- a CDS encoding S41 family peptidase, producing the protein MKDKKSFLSGLAVGMSIVIFVNIVFIGFRIAMGMTGHSNLGMNQKVNKILAYLNRFYVDKIDEVALEEGMYKGLVAGVGDPYTTYMSKEEFEDFQTETTGRYAGIGVVVSVDQTDQLITVVSPFEGSPGAEAGLIPGDKIIKVNDFEVTGDDLNEAVSMMKGPAGTKVKLTVYRKSEFKTFDVEITRANIDYPTVSHKMLDGNIGYIKIVSFDEVTYDQFMTAYKDLTSKGQKGLIIDLRNNPGGLLSIVTKIADQLLPEGMIVYTEDKNGKKDTYLSDANEIKVPLVILVNQNSASASEILSGAVKDHNKGKLVGTTTFGKGLVQSIYPLGDGSAIKITISKYYTPSGVCIQGIGIEPDYVVELPDDLKSKLTLDEKEDIQLKKALEVIKEQL; encoded by the coding sequence ATGAAAGATAAAAAATCATTTTTAAGTGGTTTAGCTGTAGGGATGTCGATTGTTATTTTTGTTAACATCGTATTCATCGGCTTTCGTATTGCCATGGGAATGACAGGACATTCTAATTTAGGAATGAACCAAAAGGTAAATAAGATTCTTGCATATCTTAACAGATTCTATGTAGATAAGATAGATGAAGTTGCTTTAGAAGAAGGAATGTATAAAGGGCTTGTGGCAGGTGTGGGAGATCCTTACACTACATACATGAGTAAAGAGGAATTTGAGGATTTTCAGACAGAGACGACCGGGCGTTATGCTGGAATTGGCGTTGTTGTATCGGTGGATCAAACGGACCAATTGATTACTGTGGTTTCACCTTTTGAAGGGTCTCCTGGAGCTGAGGCAGGACTGATTCCTGGTGATAAAATCATTAAAGTCAATGATTTTGAAGTGACAGGAGATGATTTAAATGAGGCTGTGTCCATGATGAAAGGACCGGCAGGTACCAAAGTAAAATTAACCGTTTACAGAAAGTCTGAATTTAAAACTTTTGATGTAGAAATTACCAGAGCTAATATTGACTATCCTACAGTTTCCCATAAAATGTTGGACGGCAACATTGGATATATCAAAATCGTATCTTTTGATGAAGTAACCTACGATCAGTTTATGACTGCTTATAAAGATTTGACCAGCAAAGGACAAAAAGGACTGATCATAGATCTTAGAAATAATCCCGGAGGCCTGCTTTCTATTGTAACCAAAATCGCTGACCAATTGCTTCCGGAAGGAATGATTGTTTACACAGAAGACAAAAATGGAAAAAAAGATACGTATTTATCTGATGCGAATGAAATCAAAGTGCCGTTAGTGATCCTTGTCAACCAAAACAGTGCCAGCGCATCAGAGATATTGTCAGGAGCAGTAAAAGACCATAATAAAGGTAAATTGGTAGGCACAACGACCTTTGGAAAAGGCTTGGTTCAGTCGATTTATCCTTTAGGTGATGGTTCCGCAATCAAAATTACGATTTCAAAATATTACACGCCCAGTGGTGTATGCATCCAAGGCATAGGAATTGAACCTGATTATGTAGTAGAATTGCCCGATGATTTAAAGTCTAAGTTAACTTTGGATGAGAAAGAAGATATTCAGCTTAAGAAAGCACTGGAAGTCATAAAAGAGCAGTTATAA
- a CDS encoding rhomboid family intramembrane serine protease: MRWLDQLERKLGRFAIPNLMTYIIGLNAVVFVMTYLSQESLYMLMLDPGRVLNGEVWRLITFIFIPPTTSPLWAAFVLYFYYMIGTALEHEWGSFRFNLFYVLGMIGTILSAFVSNSIVSSTYINLSLFLAFARLYPDYQILIFFILPIKIKYLAWLDWIIFAFTILVYPLPYKLAAIVSLINYFVFFGKDIVTNAKTSRVVHQNRQQFKAQLPRDFTIHKCTICGITEKDDPDMEFRYCSTCEGDYEYCMNHLKNHEHIR; the protein is encoded by the coding sequence ATGCGTTGGCTGGATCAGTTAGAAAGAAAACTAGGTCGCTTTGCTATTCCTAATTTAATGACCTATATCATTGGTTTAAATGCTGTAGTATTTGTAATGACTTATCTTTCTCAGGAAAGTCTATATATGCTCATGCTCGATCCTGGACGAGTTTTAAACGGAGAAGTATGGCGGCTGATTACCTTTATATTCATACCTCCTACCACTTCTCCTTTATGGGCAGCTTTTGTATTGTATTTTTACTATATGATCGGTACTGCTCTTGAGCATGAATGGGGAAGCTTCAGATTTAATCTGTTTTATGTATTAGGAATGATTGGAACCATTTTATCCGCTTTTGTATCGAATTCCATTGTGTCCTCAACTTATATTAATTTATCCCTTTTCCTTGCTTTTGCAAGGCTTTATCCTGATTATCAAATTCTGATATTCTTTATTCTTCCTATAAAAATAAAGTATTTGGCCTGGCTTGACTGGATCATTTTTGCCTTTACCATTTTAGTTTATCCTTTACCCTATAAATTAGCGGCTATCGTTTCTTTAATCAATTACTTTGTCTTCTTTGGCAAGGATATTGTAACCAATGCCAAGACAAGCAGAGTCGTTCATCAAAACAGGCAACAGTTTAAAGCGCAACTTCCTCGGGACTTTACCATACACAAATGTACAATCTGCGGAATAACAGAAAAAGACGATCCTGACATGGAGTTTAGATACTGCTCCACTTGTGAAGGGGATTATGAATACTGTATGAATCATTTAAAAAATCATGAACACATAAGATAG
- the ftsX gene encoding permease-like cell division protein FtsX yields MKIRTMKYFVGQGFRGIWRNRLMSLASIGTIASCLMIVGIFYCIAVNVDYILETLEETAGITVFCTDEEVSEDKIRDLEERIRKIDHIDEVVYISPEEALNKEKEEWGEYGSLLDGLENDNPLPPSFEITLDDIRYQKEVVAELNQLSGIEIRYLEEETKILIGFNNMIRLISLVLILVLGFIGVMLMDNTIRLTVYIRKNEINIMKYIGATNWFIRWPFVIEGIIIGIIGSVLPLVLIWFSYNFITELIYEKNTFIRNVLVFRTPGEIFNVLTPISLIIGIGIGVIGSTISIRRYLKV; encoded by the coding sequence ATGAAGATTAGAACCATGAAATATTTTGTGGGTCAAGGTTTTCGCGGCATTTGGCGGAATAGATTGATGTCGCTGGCATCAATCGGAACGATTGCTTCCTGCTTAATGATTGTGGGCATATTTTACTGTATTGCTGTGAATGTTGACTATATACTGGAGACTTTAGAAGAAACTGCAGGAATCACAGTTTTTTGTACAGATGAAGAAGTTTCGGAAGATAAAATTCGAGATTTAGAAGAGCGAATTAGAAAAATTGACCATATTGATGAAGTTGTCTACATTTCTCCGGAAGAGGCTTTGAATAAAGAAAAAGAAGAGTGGGGGGAATATGGCTCGCTGTTAGATGGACTAGAAAACGATAATCCATTACCCCCTTCCTTTGAAATTACACTGGACGATATTAGATATCAAAAAGAGGTTGTTGCAGAACTAAATCAATTAAGTGGAATAGAAATCAGATATTTAGAAGAAGAAACCAAAATCCTTATAGGATTTAATAATATGATCCGGCTCATCAGCCTGGTATTGATTCTTGTACTGGGCTTTATTGGCGTAATGCTTATGGATAATACCATTCGGCTCACAGTGTATATCAGAAAAAATGAGATTAATATTATGAAATATATCGGAGCGACCAATTGGTTTATACGATGGCCTTTTGTCATAGAGGGCATTATTATTGGAATCATTGGTTCTGTGCTTCCTTTGGTTCTTATTTGGTTTTCCTATAATTTTATTACAGAATTGATTTATGAAAAGAATACATTTATTCGCAATGTATTGGTGTTCAGAACGCCGGGAGAGATTTTTAATGTACTGACTCCGATTTCACTCATAATAGGTATTGGAATTGGTGTTATAGGAAGTACGATATCCATTAGAAGATATCTTAAAGTTTAG
- a CDS encoding murein hydrolase activator EnvC family protein, whose amino-acid sequence MHKVIKRGIILLLIMVLGCGPIFSVYANSLKEKKSKLEEVQKNLKNAKEKLKKTKEEKANIMQNIEALDKELAQVDAYLEKINEQLEDLESEVKQKQDELEKAEAEREAQYEAFKERLKYMYMNKRVGYMQVLLQSKDFSDFLNRADVITKIVEYDQNLIKEMKENEKKIEEQKEELEEKKEEVTLVKKHQLGVKHSLEEARQEKATLIAQLNDDEASYMELIKEEEEISKQLEKEIKELTRKSTRVYSGGQFEWPVPGYYTLSSYYGGRTDPVYGGYAFHNGIDIPAPAGTSVLAAADGEVIAAGYINGYGYTIIIDHGSGITTLYGHNSQLVASVGQFVQRGQVISKVGSTGKSTGNHCHFEVRINGSHTNPIPYLSK is encoded by the coding sequence ATGCATAAAGTTATAAAACGGGGGATCATTTTACTACTCATTATGGTCCTCGGATGTGGTCCGATTTTCTCTGTATATGCGAATAGTCTGAAAGAGAAAAAAAGTAAGCTGGAAGAAGTTCAAAAGAATTTAAAAAACGCAAAAGAAAAGTTAAAAAAGACCAAAGAAGAAAAGGCCAATATTATGCAGAACATAGAGGCTCTGGATAAAGAATTGGCCCAAGTGGATGCATATCTTGAAAAGATTAATGAACAACTGGAAGATTTAGAATCAGAAGTAAAGCAAAAACAAGATGAGCTTGAAAAAGCAGAAGCGGAAAGAGAAGCGCAATATGAGGCTTTTAAAGAACGTCTTAAATATATGTACATGAATAAAAGAGTTGGCTATATGCAGGTCCTTCTTCAGTCCAAGGATTTTTCTGATTTTCTTAACAGGGCAGATGTGATTACTAAGATTGTGGAATATGATCAGAATTTAATTAAAGAAATGAAGGAGAACGAAAAGAAAATAGAAGAACAGAAGGAAGAATTAGAAGAAAAGAAAGAAGAAGTTACCCTGGTTAAAAAACATCAGTTGGGTGTCAAACACAGCCTGGAGGAAGCTAGACAAGAAAAAGCCACACTCATTGCTCAATTAAATGATGATGAAGCATCTTACATGGAACTTATTAAAGAGGAAGAAGAGATTTCCAAGCAATTGGAAAAAGAAATCAAAGAACTTACAAGAAAGAGTACGAGAGTGTACAGTGGAGGACAATTTGAATGGCCTGTTCCGGGGTATTATACACTGAGCTCCTATTATGGAGGAAGAACTGACCCGGTATACGGAGGCTATGCTTTTCATAACGGTATTGACATTCCTGCTCCTGCAGGAACCAGTGTATTAGCAGCAGCCGATGGAGAAGTGATCGCAGCAGGATATATTAATGGATATGGCTATACAATCATTATTGATCACGGTAGTGGTATTACTACATTATATGGTCATAATTCTCAGTTAGTTGCATCAGTCGGCCAATTCGTACAACGAGGACAAGTCATTTCGAAAGTGGGAAGTACAGGAAAGTCTACTGGAAACCATTGCCATTTTGAAGTCAGAATCAATGGAAGTCATACAAATCCTATCCCATATTTATCAAAATAA
- a CDS encoding mechanosensitive ion channel family protein, with translation MTWIDLLTDKALEFGPRLLGSIVLLVGGLWLIKFLVKIIDRSLGKSKTDESLHSFIISLSRFGLKLILYVTVAATLGVKESSLITALGAAGLAIGLALQGSLANFAGGVLILAFRPFNVGDYIEAQGFSGTVKEIQILYTILLTPDNKKIVIPNGELSNHSVINYSAQDTRRLDLVFGVGYDSDILKAKEILNTIAKKHPLILKDPAWVIGVSELGERSVNFDVKLWCKTENYWTLYYDFREKVKLEFDKEKITIPYPQMDIHIHQ, from the coding sequence ATGACTTGGATAGATCTACTGACTGATAAAGCCTTAGAATTTGGTCCAAGGCTTCTTGGAAGTATCGTATTGCTGGTTGGTGGATTATGGCTTATTAAATTTTTAGTTAAAATCATCGACCGCTCTTTGGGAAAGAGTAAAACAGATGAGTCTCTCCATTCTTTTATAATTTCTTTATCCAGATTTGGATTAAAACTCATTCTATATGTTACTGTAGCTGCTACTTTAGGTGTTAAAGAATCTTCGCTCATTACTGCACTTGGGGCTGCTGGCTTGGCAATTGGCCTCGCACTTCAAGGAAGCCTTGCCAATTTTGCAGGAGGGGTTTTAATTTTAGCTTTCAGGCCCTTTAACGTAGGAGATTATATAGAAGCTCAAGGCTTCAGTGGAACTGTAAAAGAAATTCAGATCTTATACACGATCCTTTTAACCCCGGATAATAAAAAAATTGTCATTCCTAATGGGGAACTGTCTAATCATAGTGTTATCAATTATTCTGCCCAGGATACAAGGCGACTAGACCTTGTTTTTGGAGTGGGTTATGACAGCGATATATTAAAAGCTAAGGAAATTTTAAATACGATCGCCAAAAAACATCCATTGATTCTTAAGGATCCGGCATGGGTAATTGGTGTGTCGGAATTAGGAGAAAGGTCTGTAAACTTTGATGTGAAGTTATGGTGTAAAACTGAAAATTACTGGACCCTTTACTATGATTTTCGTGAAAAAGTAAAATTGGAATTTGACAAAGAAAAGATCACTATCCCCTATCCTCAAATGGATATTCATATTCATCAATAA
- a CDS encoding WecB/TagA/CpsF family glycosyltransferase, with protein sequence MSENGVKATESKINIMDVPIDVITMEQAVSRVFSFFETTECHSVYTPNPEIIMAAQKDKALMDALYHASLIVPDGIGVVLASRLLKGPKLPERVAGYDLVQNLFAHMATTDYTVYFLGGAPGVSEEAAKVMQKKYKGLKITGTDHGYFKESEEEAVIQRIQAAKPDLLLVGLGAPKQEKWIEKNRGVLPVKVCIGVGGSFDVMAGKVKRAPVAFQKLGLEWFYRLITQPTRAKRMLQLPVFAWEVVKLSAKNKNK encoded by the coding sequence TTGTCTGAGAATGGGGTAAAAGCTACAGAAAGTAAAATCAATATAATGGATGTTCCTATTGATGTCATTACAATGGAACAGGCTGTATCCAGGGTATTTAGTTTTTTTGAAACTACAGAATGTCATTCTGTTTATACGCCGAATCCGGAAATCATTATGGCAGCACAAAAAGATAAAGCATTAATGGATGCTCTTTATCATGCTTCACTCATTGTACCGGACGGAATTGGCGTGGTATTGGCGTCAAGGCTGCTCAAAGGACCAAAGCTTCCCGAAAGAGTAGCAGGGTATGATTTGGTTCAGAACTTGTTTGCTCATATGGCAACTACGGACTATACGGTATACTTTTTAGGAGGAGCTCCTGGGGTATCAGAGGAAGCCGCCAAAGTCATGCAGAAAAAATATAAAGGATTAAAAATTACAGGAACGGACCATGGTTATTTCAAAGAATCTGAGGAAGAAGCAGTGATTCAAAGAATTCAGGCAGCGAAACCAGATCTTCTGTTAGTGGGCTTAGGTGCACCCAAGCAGGAAAAATGGATAGAAAAAAATAGAGGAGTTCTTCCTGTTAAAGTATGTATAGGTGTCGGAGGAAGTTTTGATGTTATGGCAGGAAAGGTTAAAAGAGCACCTGTTGCATTTCAAAAACTGGGTTTAGAATGGTTTTACCGTTTGATTACTCAGCCTACAAGGGCAAAAAGGATGCTTCAGCTTCCTGTATTTGCATGGGAGGTAGTGAAACTTTCCGCTAAAAATAAAAACAAGTAA
- a CDS encoding PDZ domain-containing protein encodes MVYTTLQAVATAIFHPWFLIVIYLMYRMYKKIGDMEVTTLLFMRQNIGSKMVQSVLSGILIGIGASILLVAIGLPIHLSDYMVFLLPIAIMLAMINFRYLCFSYAGGLLGILSFILRGQMFLGVKLPDMNLDIPGIIALVGILHFMESLLILLEGAEDSIPMIIKKDGKFASAYMMQRYWPLPFALLVMEVVAAVPQGSIAMPNWWPLMKNIVDHADGVIVYSIYPITAVLGYGDIAVSMTPEQKSRRTSLSLMAYSLFLLLIAVFAPNRIWLQGLGVILMPVLHEMLIVRSQIRERNSKPLYTYPDKGVRILDLKPEGLGEKIGLRRGDIILKINGTEIENYAHMKSMFNNYFTFIWIDIIGIDGKTRCIEHQAYSSGVNDLGIIPLIQEPLAVYRLENMESVGLFKMFTGKK; translated from the coding sequence GTGGTTTATACAACACTACAGGCGGTGGCAACCGCCATTTTTCATCCTTGGTTTTTGATTGTTATTTACTTAATGTATAGAATGTATAAGAAAATTGGAGACATGGAAGTAACGACTTTGCTTTTTATGCGGCAAAATATAGGCAGCAAGATGGTTCAGTCTGTTTTGAGCGGTATTTTAATCGGTATAGGTGCCAGCATCCTGCTGGTTGCCATAGGTCTTCCTATACATCTTTCAGATTATATGGTTTTTCTTCTCCCCATTGCGATCATGCTTGCAATGATTAATTTCAGGTATTTATGTTTTTCTTATGCTGGCGGCCTTCTGGGCATATTATCTTTTATTCTTAGGGGACAAATGTTTTTAGGTGTCAAACTGCCAGATATGAATCTGGATATACCGGGAATCATTGCTCTTGTAGGGATACTGCACTTTATGGAGTCTCTTCTAATTTTACTGGAAGGTGCGGAGGATAGTATTCCGATGATTATCAAAAAAGATGGGAAGTTCGCTTCTGCCTATATGATGCAGAGGTATTGGCCGCTGCCTTTTGCACTGCTCGTTATGGAAGTTGTGGCTGCAGTCCCTCAGGGGAGCATAGCCATGCCGAATTGGTGGCCGCTTATGAAAAATATTGTTGATCATGCGGATGGTGTAATCGTCTATTCTATTTATCCCATTACAGCAGTTCTGGGATATGGAGATATTGCGGTATCTATGACTCCGGAGCAAAAATCCAGGAGAACTTCCTTGTCTCTTATGGCATATAGTTTATTTCTCTTACTTATTGCAGTTTTTGCACCCAACAGGATTTGGTTGCAAGGCCTGGGTGTTATTCTAATGCCTGTTTTACATGAGATGCTTATTGTTCGAAGCCAGATCAGGGAAAGGAATTCTAAACCTCTATATACTTATCCGGACAAAGGGGTTAGAATTTTAGATTTAAAACCAGAAGGACTGGGAGAAAAGATAGGACTTAGACGAGGGGACATTATCTTAAAAATTAATGGTACAGAGATAGAAAATTATGCTCACATGAAATCCATGTTTAATAATTATTTCACTTTCATATGGATCGATATTATAGGGATAGATGGAAAAACGAGATGTATTGAACATCAGGCCTATTCTTCAGGAGTGAATGATTTAGGAATTATTCCGCTAATACAAGAACCTTTGGCAGTATACAGATTAGAAAATATGGAAAGTGTAGGGCTTTTTAAAATGTTCACAGGGAAAAAATAG
- a CDS encoding PucR family transcriptional regulator — protein MISNQILQSTIDGLKTITRRDFFITDIEAKVVASTEENQIGMHMEIVEDFVNSQAESQLIQGYHYFKVFDENTAEYVVAVRGEDEEVYRIGKLAAFQIQSLLVAYKERYDKDNFIKNLLLDNLLLVDIYNRAKKLHIENNVPRVVYLIETQPDKDINIKEVVRSIFPSKSKDFVTAVDERNIILVKEVKEKELMEDKEKVARMIYDTLSSEAMSTISVAVGTMVEDLKDVSRSYKEAKMALEVGKIFYSEKHIISYNQLGIGRLIYQLPVPLCHMFVKEVLHGRTIEEFDEEILTTVQKFFENNLNVSETSRQLYIHRNTLVYRLDKLQKMTGLDLRNFEDAITFKITMMVSKYMNYMEKMSY, from the coding sequence ATGATTTCAAACCAAATTTTACAAAGTACAATTGATGGCTTAAAAACCATTACAAGACGGGACTTTTTCATCACAGATATTGAAGCTAAAGTTGTGGCATCTACAGAAGAAAATCAAATAGGAATGCATATGGAAATCGTAGAAGATTTCGTGAATTCTCAGGCAGAAAGTCAACTGATTCAAGGATATCATTATTTTAAAGTTTTTGATGAAAACACAGCGGAATATGTCGTTGCTGTTCGAGGAGAAGATGAGGAAGTATACCGAATTGGTAAGCTGGCAGCATTCCAAATTCAAAGCCTTTTGGTGGCATACAAAGAAAGATATGACAAGGACAATTTCATTAAAAATCTTCTCCTGGATAATCTGCTCTTGGTAGACATTTATAACAGGGCTAAAAAACTTCATATTGAAAACAATGTGCCAAGGGTTGTATATCTCATAGAAACCCAACCGGATAAAGACATCAATATCAAAGAAGTAGTAAGAAGCATTTTCCCATCCAAATCAAAGGATTTTGTTACTGCAGTAGATGAAAGAAATATTATTTTAGTAAAAGAAGTAAAAGAAAAAGAGCTCATGGAGGATAAAGAAAAAGTTGCAAGAATGATTTATGATACATTAAGCAGCGAAGCCATGAGTACCATTTCTGTTGCGGTAGGAACTATGGTTGAAGACTTAAAGGATGTATCAAGATCTTACAAAGAAGCTAAGATGGCATTGGAAGTAGGAAAAATCTTCTATAGTGAAAAACACATAATAAGTTATAATCAGTTGGGCATTGGCCGCTTGATTTATCAACTGCCGGTACCTCTTTGCCATATGTTTGTTAAAGAAGTACTTCATGGAAGAACGATAGAAGAATTTGATGAAGAGATCTTAACAACTGTTCAGAAGTTCTTTGAAAATAATTTGAATGTCTCAGAGACATCAAGACAGCTCTACATTCATAGAAATACTTTAGTATATAGACTTGATAAACTACAAAAAATGACAGGTTTAGATTTAAGAAATTTTGAAGATGCCATTACTTTTAAAATCACCATGATGGTTAGCAAATATATGAACTATATGGAAAAAATGTCATATTAG
- the ftsE gene encoding cell division ATP-binding protein FtsE, with product MIELHNITKIYPNNVTALKNISLSIEKGEFVFIIGSSGSGKSTLLKLLLKEIEPTEGEIIISDKNITHLKKKEIPFLRRKLGVVFQDFRLLPNKTVYENVAFAMQIVEATPKEIRRNVPMVLSMVGLAKKARCYPSQLSGGEQQRTALARAIVNNPPILICDEPTGNLDPLTSWEIMKLLKDINDRGTTVIIATHEKDIVDKMKKRVIEIKEGVLIRDLQKGGYSDED from the coding sequence TTGATTGAATTGCATAATATTACAAAAATTTACCCGAACAATGTAACAGCTTTAAAAAACATATCCCTATCGATCGAAAAAGGAGAGTTCGTTTTTATTATAGGAAGCAGCGGTTCTGGAAAATCCACTCTGCTCAAGCTTTTGTTAAAAGAAATAGAACCTACCGAAGGAGAAATTATCATTAGTGATAAAAATATCACGCACTTAAAAAAGAAAGAAATTCCTTTTTTAAGAAGAAAATTAGGGGTTGTATTTCAAGATTTCAGATTACTTCCCAATAAAACAGTGTACGAGAATGTTGCCTTTGCGATGCAAATTGTCGAAGCAACACCAAAAGAAATAAGAAGGAATGTACCAATGGTACTTTCTATGGTAGGCTTGGCTAAGAAAGCCAGATGCTACCCTTCGCAGTTATCAGGAGGAGAACAGCAAAGAACGGCTTTGGCAAGAGCTATTGTAAACAATCCTCCTATTCTTATATGTGACGAGCCTACGGGGAACCTGGACCCACTAACCTCATGGGAAATTATGAAATTATTAAAAGACATTAATGACAGAGGGACTACAGTCATCATTGCAACCCATGAAAAAGACATTGTAGACAAAATGAAGAAAAGAGTCATAGAAATAAAAGAAGGCGTACTGATTCGAGATTTACAAAAGGGTGGATACAGCGATGAAGATTAG
- a CDS encoding ABC transporter ATP-binding protein: protein MAELKLKNVTKKYPNGFVAVKDFNLDIADKEFIIFVGPSGCGKSTTLRMIAGLEEISSGELWIGDKLCNDVAPKDRDIAMVFQNYALYPHMTVYDNMAFGLKLRKTPKDEIDKRVREAAKILDIDHLLDRRPKALSGGQRQRVAMGRAIVREPKVFLMDEPLSNLDAKLRVQMRTEISKLHQRLQTTFIYVTHDQTEAMTLGTRIVVMKDGIIQQVDSPSNLYSKPNNLFVAGFIGSPQMNFIDTKVVKRGDDIILTFGDEEIKLPQEKAKKLIEGGYEGKEVIMGIRPEDLHDEPAFLEVSPDSIITCDIEVTEMLGAEVFLYMVCQGQNLTARVDPRCQAKPGDKFKIALDVNRIHVFDKETEQTITN from the coding sequence ATGGCAGAATTGAAATTGAAGAATGTTACAAAGAAGTATCCTAATGGATTCGTTGCAGTAAAAGATTTCAATCTGGATATAGCGGACAAAGAATTTATCATCTTTGTTGGACCATCTGGATGTGGAAAATCAACAACACTTCGTATGATCGCTGGTCTCGAAGAAATATCTTCAGGAGAATTATGGATAGGCGATAAGCTATGTAACGATGTTGCTCCTAAAGATAGAGACATTGCCATGGTGTTCCAAAACTATGCTTTGTATCCGCATATGACTGTATATGACAATATGGCGTTTGGATTAAAACTTCGTAAAACGCCTAAAGATGAAATTGATAAACGTGTTCGTGAAGCAGCAAAGATCCTTGATATTGACCATTTGTTAGATAGAAGACCAAAGGCATTGTCCGGGGGACAAAGACAACGTGTAGCGATGGGGCGCGCTATCGTTCGTGAGCCAAAGGTATTCTTAATGGACGAACCTCTGTCTAACTTGGACGCAAAATTAAGGGTACAGATGAGAACAGAAATTTCTAAACTTCATCAAAGACTTCAAACTACATTCATCTACGTTACCCATGACCAAACAGAAGCTATGACATTGGGTACAAGAATCGTTGTAATGAAAGACGGTATTATCCAACAGGTAGATTCACCAAGCAACCTATATTCAAAACCAAATAATTTATTCGTTGCAGGATTCATTGGTTCACCACAAATGAACTTTATTGATACTAAGGTAGTTAAACGTGGAGATGATATTATTCTCACTTTCGGAGATGAAGAAATCAAACTTCCACAAGAAAAAGCAAAGAAACTTATAGAAGGTGGTTATGAAGGCAAAGAAGTAATCATGGGTATTCGTCCGGAAGATCTCCATGATGAACCAGCTTTCCTTGAAGTATCTCCAGACAGCATTATTACATGTGACATTGAAGTAACAGAAATGCTTGGTGCAGAAGTATTCTTATACATGGTATGTCAAGGACAAAACTTGACTGCTCGTGTAGATCCAAGATGCCAGGCAAAACCAGGTGACAAGTTTAAAATTGCTTTAGATGTAAATAGAATCCATGTATTCGACAAAGAAACAGAGCAAACTATTACTAATTAA
- a CDS encoding YitT family protein: MGQSQKQKVITDYLLIIVGTTLLACAINLFFEKQDLVTGGVTGLAIAIKALTEPYFAGGIPLWFTNIALNIPLFLIGTMLRGKMFGAKTLFATFYLSFALYYTKFLPEIPADILLSSLFGGVLAGIGIGFVFIASATTGGTDLAASIIQHYFKHLPVGRMMMALDAVIITMGVFIFGPVKAMYAIISVYISGKVLDNMLEGINFSKAAFIISDKAEVIADEIMKKMDRGITGLNGRGMYTKQEKEILFCVVSKKEIFQLKEIVKNEDPKAFVIVGDVREVLGEGFIEY, translated from the coding sequence ATGGGGCAATCGCAGAAACAAAAGGTTATAACGGATTATTTACTTATTATTGTTGGAACGACTCTTTTAGCTTGTGCCATAAATTTGTTTTTTGAGAAGCAAGATCTTGTGACAGGTGGAGTGACCGGCCTGGCTATTGCAATCAAAGCCCTTACTGAACCTTATTTTGCCGGAGGAATTCCCTTATGGTTTACGAATATCGCATTAAATATCCCCCTGTTTTTAATCGGTACTATGTTAAGAGGGAAAATGTTTGGCGCAAAAACATTGTTTGCTACATTTTATCTTTCTTTTGCTCTGTATTACACAAAATTTTTACCGGAAATTCCTGCAGATATTTTGCTTTCCAGTCTATTTGGAGGTGTTTTGGCTGGTATAGGCATCGGATTTGTATTTATAGCTTCTGCCACAACAGGAGGAACAGATCTTGCTGCCAGCATTATTCAACACTACTTTAAGCATCTTCCTGTAGGACGTATGATGATGGCTTTGGACGCAGTGATCATCACTATGGGTGTATTTATTTTTGGCCCTGTAAAAGCGATGTATGCCATTATTTCTGTGTATATTTCAGGGAAAGTACTTGATAATATGCTGGAAGGTATCAATTTTTCCAAGGCAGCATTTATTATTTCCGATAAAGCAGAAGTTATTGCAGATGAGATAATGAAAAAAATGGACAGAGGTATAACGGGGTTAAATGGACGAGGTATGTACACAAAACAAGAAAAAGAGATCCTATTTTGTGTTGTATCTAAAAAAGAAATTTTTCAGTTAAAAGAAATAGTGAAGAATGAAGATCCTAAAGCTTTCGTAATTGTAGGAGATGTGAGAGAAGTTTTAGGTGAGGGATTTATAGAATATTAA